One genomic segment of Bombyx mori chromosome W, ASM3026992v2 includes these proteins:
- the LOC134201731 gene encoding craniofacial development protein 2-like → MTRLERLPQVAKVMKEYNIHILGLSETRWNGFGETQCDFGYSLLYSGKEEDATREYGVGMLLSRSANSSLLSWKPVSERIICARFSTRVRKVTVIQCYAPTNSASTDVKSQFYEQLGHTLKGIKKQDIVILMGDINAKMGNDNVDREYYMGQYGATLTINENGELFGDHGLVIGGTLFKHKECHKVTWISPDGKTKNQIDHVAISKTWRSSLLDVRNKRGADIDSDHHLVVAEVRLKIAVPHRKPDKAARKFNIRKLEDSNCREKFSLSLKNSFELLKEIEDEQMDETWDRIRGAYNKAAKEVLGYTNTKQEPWMSAELWAAIEKRQLLNTQILGSPSDAMLRREYSSMRLVIRKLARRDQRNAIDELADRAKLAAKR, encoded by the coding sequence ATGACTCGACTTGAACGGCTACCCCAAGTGGCTAAAGTCATGAAAGAATACAACATTCACATTCTTGGATTGAGTGAGACGAGATGGAACGGTTTTGGAGAAACGCAATGTGATTTTGGATACTCGTTATTGTACAGTGGTAAGGAAGAGGATGCGACCCGAGAGTATGGCGTGGGTATGCTGCTAAGCCGCAGCGCTAACAGTAGCTTACTCTCTTGGAAGCCAGTCTCGGAACGAATAATATGCGCCAGATTTTCGACACGAGTACGGAAGGTGACGGTGATACAATGCTACGCTCCCACTAACTCTGCTTCGACCGATGTAAAGTCACAATTCTACGAACAGCTGGGGCATACACTCAAAGGCATCAAGAAACAAGATATCGTGATTCTCATGGGCGACATAAATGCGAAGATGGGAAATGACAATGTAGACCGCGAATATTACATGGGACAATATGGGGCAACCTTAACTATTAACGAAAACGGAGAACTTTTCGGTGATCATGGTCTAGTTATTGGAGGTACCCTATTTAAGCATAAGGAATGTCATAAAGTTACTTGGATATCACCGGACGGAAAGACAAAGAACCAAATCGATCACGTAGCTATCAGTAAGACATGGCGCTCTTCTCTTCTTGATGTGCGAAATAAGCGTGGCGCAGACATTGACAGTGATCACCATCTGGTGGTAGCGGAAGTTCGTCTTAAAATAGCAGTTCCCCACAGAAAGCCAGATAAAGCAgctagaaaatttaatatccgAAAACTGGAAGATAGCAATTGCCGAGAGAAGTTCAGCTTATCTCTCAAAAATAGTTTCGAGCTGCTTAAGGAAATAGAGGATGAGCAGATGGACGAGACGTGGGACCGCATACGTGGTGCTTATAATAAAGCTGCTAAGGAAGTATTGGGGTATACCAATACAAAGCAAGAACCTTGGATGTCAGCAGAGCTTTGGGCAGCCATTGAGAAGAGGCAACTTTTGAACACTCAGATTTTAGGCTCCCCTTCAGATGCTATGTTGCGTCGGGAATACTCATCCATGCGATTAGTAATTAGAAAGCTGGCTAGGAGAGATCAGCGAAATGCAATCGATGAGCTAGCAGACCGAGCAAAATTGGCAGCCAAGAGGTAA
- the LOC134201732 gene encoding uncharacterized protein LOC134201732, which yields MTFGAWNVRTLLDRDGNACPERKTAIVARELHRYHVDVAALSETHLADEGELVEVGAGYIFFWKGTAASETRHSGVGFAIKNHLVKRLEEYPVHISDRITTLRVHLDKDNYLNVISVYAPTLDKSDDIKDKFYGEVTLCLDSINAREQVLLLGDFNARVGRDYEAWPGVLGRHGVGNINSNGQLLLSLCAQYGLAITNTMFRLAAKYKTTWMHPRSKHWHLIDYAIVRQRDFSQVQITRVMRGAHCWSDHRLIVTKLRLRLRRPRRSPMKKLASLDIDKLRDPEVRKNYAEVLSKKLLPVNETGDADADWGALSSHIMDTASIALGHFDRGTRHHRRRKGSVAAVKASDLELRKLSRQIKDKWLQDKAIHMQWLTDTNQLGELIKYDGEDLHTLVWELFVRMWEEERVPDSFKVSRITALYKNRGDRSDCDSYRGISLLSAPGKVFARVLLNRLKDLSEKILPETQFDFRSDRGTCEAIFSVRQLQEKSREQGRQLYLCFVDLEKAFDSVPREALWLVLRKLGCTENFVALLRLLHDDMQCCVTVDGEQ from the exons aTGACATTTGGGGCGTGGAACGTGAGAACGCTTCTTGATCGAGATGGCAACGCCTGCCCTGAACGCAAGACCGCCATAGTAGCTCGGGAACTTCATCGCTACCACGTAGATGTGGCTGCTCTCAGCGAAACACATCTTGCCGATGAAGGAGAGCTGGTGGAAGTAGGTGCTGGTTATATTTTCTTCTGGAAAGGTACCGCTGCCTCTGAAACGCGACATTCAGGTGTAGGATTTGCCATCAAGAATCACTTAGTAAAGCGATTAGAGGAGTACCCTGTACATATCTCGGACCGCATTACCACACTGCGAGTTCACCTGGATAAAGACAATTACCTTAATGTCATCAGTGTATATGCTCCAACGCTTGACAAGTCTGATGACATTAAGGACAAATTCTATGGGGAAGTGACTCTTTGCCTTGACAGCATAAACGCCAGAGAGCAGGTACTATTGCTGGGCGACTTCAATGCCAGGGTCGGTCGGGACTATGAGGCTTGGCCTGGAGTTCTGGGTAGACACGGAGTCGGCAACATTAACAGCAATGGTCAGTTGCTGCTCAGTCTTTGTGCTCAATACGGTCTAGCAATTACGAACACTATGTTTAGACTTGCCGCTAAGTACAAGACAACATGGATGCACCCAAGATCCAAGCACTGGCATTTGATCGACTATGCTATCGTAAGGCAAAGAGATTTCAGCCAAGTGCAGATCACCCGTGTTATGCGTGGTGCACACTGCTGGTCTGACCACCGACTTATTGTCACTAAGCTACGACTCCGCCTCCGCCGCCCGCGTAGATCTCCTATGAAAAAGCTTGCGTCTTTGGACATAGACAAGCTAAGAGATCCTGAGGTGAGGAAGAACTATGCTGAAGTTTTGTCTAAGAAGCTGTTGCCAGTTAATGAGACAGGTGATGCTGATGCTGACTGGGGAGCTTTATCATCTCATATCATGGATACCGCTTCAATTGCACTGGGCCATttcgatagaggcacccgtcac CACAGAAGGCGTAAAGGAAGCGTTGCGGCGGTCAAAGCTAGCGACCTCGAATTGCGCAAGCTatctcgacaaataaaagacaagtGGTTGCAGGACAAAGCTATTCATATGCAATGGCTCACTGACACAAACCAGCTCG GAGAGCTGATCAAGTACGATGGAGAGGATTTGCACACGTTGGTTTGGGAACTGTTTGTTCGTATGTGGGAGGAAGAGCGCGTTCCGGATAGCTTTAAAGTATCGCGCATAACTGCTCTCTATAAGAACAGGGGCGACCGATCTGACTGCGACTCCTACCGCGGTATTTCGCTCCTATCGGCCCCGGGAAAGGTCTTTGCTAGGGTACTCTTAAACCGCCTAAAGGACTTATCTGAAAAGATCCTGCCCGAAACTCAGTTTGACTTCCGATCGGATCGAGGCACATGCGAAGCGATCTTCTCTGTGCGTCAACTACAAGAAAAGAGCAGAGAACAGGGTCGTCAGCTGTACCTCTGTTTTGTTGACCTGGAGAAGGCTTTTGACAGCGTGCCTCGCGAAGCCTTGTGGCTGGTGTTACGGAAACTCGGATGCACGGAAAATTTTGTGGCGCTTCTTAGACTCCTGCATGACGACATGCAATGCTGCGTCACTGTAGATGGTGAACAGTAA